The following is a genomic window from Citrifermentans bemidjiense Bem.
CACCCCCTCAAGGAGGTTGACGAAGCCGGGGAACGAGGTGGCGATGCACTCGACGTCCGAAACGCTGGTCTCATTCTGGGCGACGAGCCCGGCGACCATCATGGACATGGCGATCCGGTGGTCACCGAAACTGTCGGCGGCGCATCCCTTTAAAGAGGAAACGCCGGTGATCTCCATGCCGTCCGGGGTCTCGACGATGCTGACCCCCGCGCGCTTCAGGTTGTCGGCCATGGCGGAGATGCGGTCGGTCTCTTTGACGCGGAGTTCCGCGGCGTCGCGCACCACGGTGGTCCCTTGTGCCAGCGAAGCGGCGACGCAGATGGCGGGAAACTCGTCGATGGCGCGGGGCACTACGTCTCCGGAGATCTCCATGGCGGTGAGTTTCGAGTGGCGCACCCGGATGTCGGCGACCGGCTCCCCCGATTCGTCGCGCTGGTTTATAAGTTCCAGGTCGCCCCCCATACCCTTCAGCACATCGATGATGCCGGTACGGGTCGGGTTGACGCCGACGCCGCGGATGAGGAGATCTGAACCCGGGACGATGAGCCCTGCGACCAGGAAGAAGGCGGCCGAGGAGATGTCGCCCGGCACCACGATGTCGCGTCCGGTAAGTTCCGCCCCGCCCCGCACCTTGACGCCGCCCGGGAAGGTTTCGACATGGGCGCCGAAAGCGCGCAGCATCCGCTCCGAATGGTCGCGGGAGAGATGCGGCTCGCGCACCACCGTTTCGCCTCCGGCGTAAAGCCCTGCCAGCATGATGGCCGACTTGACCTGTGCGCTGGAAACGGGGGAGTCGTATTCGATCCCTTTCAGTTTAGAGCCCTGGATGGCAAGGGGGGCCTTTTCGCCGCCGGCGCGCCCCGAGATGCGGGCGCCCATCTGGGCCAAAGGCCCAACCACGCGCTTCATGGGACGGGCGCGCAGGTACTTGTCTCCGGAGAGGACAGAGAAGAAGTTCTGCCCGGCAAGCAGGCCGGTCAAAAGGCGCATCGAGGTCCCGGAGTTGCCGCAGTCGAGGACGTCGGTAGGCTCGCTCAGTCCGTGCAGCCCCCGTCCCTGAATGGTGACCGTCTCGCCGTCGTCATCGATCTGCACTCCCATGGCCCGGAAGGCTTCGAGGGTGGCCAGGGCGTCCTCGCCACGGAGGAAACCGGTCACCGTGGTGACGCCGGAGGCGATGGAGCCGAACATGATGGAGCGGTGCGATATGGACTTGTCGCCGGGGACGCTGATTTCGCCGCGCACCGACTTGGCGGGTCGAACGGTATAGTTTTGCATGAGTACCCCTGGTTCTACAAAATGGCGTCGCGCTTTTCTTTCGAGTTCAGGAAGAAGCTGCGGAGCCCTTCGCCGTCACCTTCCGCGACCAGACCGCGCAGCGTTTCCAGGTACCCGGAGAAGAAATCCATCATCTCCAGGATGGCGTCGCGGTTGGTGAGCGCAATGTCGCGCCACATGACGGGGTCGGACGAGGCGATGCGGGTGAAGTCCCGGAAACCGCCGGCGGAGAAGGATAAAAGATCCCCGCCGAAACGGTCGTAACCGTCGACGGCGTTGACCAGCGAATAGGCAACCATGTGCGGCAGGTGCGAGATCGCGGCGACGACGCGGTCGTGCTGGACCGGGTCCATGAGCGGTACCGAGGAGCCGGCTATCTTCCAGAGTTCCACCACCTTATCCAGCGCCGCGGCATTGGTCTTGGCGGTCGGCGTTACGATGCAGCGCTTCCCCTGGTACAGCGTCGAGAAGGATGCCTCGACCCCGGAGTGCTCGGTCCCGGCAATCGGGTGTCCCCCGACGAAGAAGGTCCCTTCGGGCATGAGCGGTTCGCACGCCTCGACCACGAATTCCTTCACGCTCCCGCCGTCGGTCACGATGCAGCCCGGCGCCAAAAACGGTGCGATCTCGGCCACCACCTTGGGGATGGAACAGACCGGCGTCGCCACGAAGACCAGATCGGCTCCGGCAACGCCTTCCCTGGCATCGGTGGTGTAGCGGTCCAGGACCCCCAATTCGACGCCGCGCTTCAGGTTCTCCTCGCCGCGGCCGATCCCGACCACTTCCTTTACCGCACCCTTCTCGCGCAGTATGCGGGCAAGCGAGCCCCCGATCAGTCCGACGCCGATCACGGCCATCCGATTGAATACCACCATGCTAGCTCTCCCTCATGAACGCGCCCGGGGGTAGGAGCCCAGCACCTTGACGAATTGACAGCAGACGGAAAGTTCCTTGACCGCATCGGCGACTTCCAGATCGGAGATGTGGCCGGACAGGTCGAGGTAGAAGATGTATTCCCAGGCCTTGCGCTTCAGGGGGCGGGATTCGATCTTGGAGAGGTTGATGCCGCGCTGGGCGAAAGGCTCCAGCATCCGGTGCAGGATGCCGGGCTCGTCGCGAACCGAGAACATGAGCGAGGTCTTGTCGTCTCCGCTTTTGTCGGCCATCTTGCGGCCGATGACCAAAAAGCGGGTGAAGTTGTTGACCTGGTCCTCGATGCGGGCCTTGACCACCTTGAGGTTGTAGATGGAGGAAGCGTATTCGCTGGCGATGGCCGCGGCGGTGTAGTCTTCGGACACGATCTGCGCCGCGAGCGTGGTGGAGGCGACGTCGACCAGCGGCACGTTGGGGAGGTTCTCGGCGAGCCACTTGCGGCACTGGGCCAAGGGCTGCGGGTGCGAGTAGACCTTTTTGATGTCCTCGAAGCGCCCGGTGCGGGAAAGGAGGAAGTGGGAAACCTCCAGGAGCACCTCGGCGTTGATCTTCAGCTCGCTCTCCATGAACATGTCCAGCGTGTGGGAGATCATCCCCTCGGTGGTGTTTTCCACCGGCACCACGCCGTAGTATGCCTCACCCTTCTCCACCGCCTCGAAGACGGCGGGGATGGAGCGCTCCGGGGAAAGCGAGGCCGAAAGGCCGAAGTGCTGCATGGCAGCCAGGTGGCTGAAGGTGGCGCTCGGTCCGAGGAAGGCGACGTTCAGGGGTTTTTCCAGCGCGAGCGAAGCCGAGATGATCTCGCGGAATACGCCGCGCACAGCGTCCGACGGGAAGGGGCCCGGGTTCTGCGCGGTGAGGCGTTCGTAGATCTCCCTCTCCCGGCTGGGGACGTGGAAATCGCTGTGGCTTTTGGCCTTGACCGCGCCGACCTCCATCACCAGCTTGGCCCGCTGGTTCAAAAGGTCGAGGATATGGTCGTCGACGGTATCTATTTCCTGACGGAGTTTTTCCAGGGTCTGCTTTTCTTTCAAAGCGTTCGGTCACCTTTCAGGAGGGGGATAGTGGCTTTACACGAGTCTGATGCGGCATTCAGCGAGGCTGATATTTATAAGACACCGGATGCAAATATGCAACTTTTTTCTGACTTTTTTAACCCGGCTCAGGCCACCTCGGCATGCGCCTGCGGGTTCATCGGGTTCATCCGGACGGCCAGCGAAAAGAGATAGGGGTAATCCTTTTGCAGGTGGGCCATGTACGAGAGCCACTCGATGAGGAGATGGTTGTGAGCCCTTTTCATGTCTCCTGCCAGGTGTTCCAGGTCGCTCGCGGGGAGGGAGGCTAAGGATTGGCGCGCCTGCAGTTCCTCGATCAGGTGGAAGACGGCCCAGAGCAGGTCGGTGAAGGACTCGTGCTCCAGGAGGTTCGGGTTCTCCATGAGCGAGAGCATCACCCCCTTCTTCTCCGAGAGGAACTCTTTCAGGCGGGGGAGGTCCCCAAGGCGCGCGTCGAGACGGATCTCATGGCTTTTGATGAAGTCGCGTGCGGCGCGGTAGTCCTCCTCGCGCCAGCGCACGGTGACGTTGAGCTTTCCCCTAAGGCCCTGTCCGTCTGTAAAGAA
Proteins encoded in this region:
- the pheA gene encoding prephenate dehydratase produces the protein MKEKQTLEKLRQEIDTVDDHILDLLNQRAKLVMEVGAVKAKSHSDFHVPSREREIYERLTAQNPGPFPSDAVRGVFREIISASLALEKPLNVAFLGPSATFSHLAAMQHFGLSASLSPERSIPAVFEAVEKGEAYYGVVPVENTTEGMISHTLDMFMESELKINAEVLLEVSHFLLSRTGRFEDIKKVYSHPQPLAQCRKWLAENLPNVPLVDVASTTLAAQIVSEDYTAAAIASEYASSIYNLKVVKARIEDQVNNFTRFLVIGRKMADKSGDDKTSLMFSVRDEPGILHRMLEPFAQRGINLSKIESRPLKRKAWEYIFYLDLSGHISDLEVADAVKELSVCCQFVKVLGSYPRARS
- the aroA gene encoding 3-phosphoshikimate 1-carboxyvinyltransferase; translation: MQNYTVRPAKSVRGEISVPGDKSISHRSIMFGSIASGVTTVTGFLRGEDALATLEAFRAMGVQIDDDGETVTIQGRGLHGLSEPTDVLDCGNSGTSMRLLTGLLAGQNFFSVLSGDKYLRARPMKRVVGPLAQMGARISGRAGGEKAPLAIQGSKLKGIEYDSPVSSAQVKSAIMLAGLYAGGETVVREPHLSRDHSERMLRAFGAHVETFPGGVKVRGGAELTGRDIVVPGDISSAAFFLVAGLIVPGSDLLIRGVGVNPTRTGIIDVLKGMGGDLELINQRDESGEPVADIRVRHSKLTAMEISGDVVPRAIDEFPAICVAASLAQGTTVVRDAAELRVKETDRISAMADNLKRAGVSIVETPDGMEITGVSSLKGCAADSFGDHRIAMSMMVAGLVAQNETSVSDVECIATSFPGFVNLLEGVVQR
- a CDS encoding prephenate dehydrogenase, whose product is MVVFNRMAVIGVGLIGGSLARILREKGAVKEVVGIGRGEENLKRGVELGVLDRYTTDAREGVAGADLVFVATPVCSIPKVVAEIAPFLAPGCIVTDGGSVKEFVVEACEPLMPEGTFFVGGHPIAGTEHSGVEASFSTLYQGKRCIVTPTAKTNAAALDKVVELWKIAGSSVPLMDPVQHDRVVAAISHLPHMVAYSLVNAVDGYDRFGGDLLSFSAGGFRDFTRIASSDPVMWRDIALTNRDAILEMMDFFSGYLETLRGLVAEGDGEGLRSFFLNSKEKRDAIL